A genomic stretch from Malus domestica chromosome 15, GDT2T_hap1 includes:
- the LOC103401820 gene encoding probable mannitol dehydrogenase isoform X1 gives MAISPEEHPQKAFGWAARDSSGILSPFRFSRRENADDDVTIKVLYCGVCHSDLHSAKNDWGFTNYPVVPGHEIVGVVTKTGNNVDKFKVGDRVGVGVIVGSCMKCETCQQDLENYCPRTIFTYNSHYHDQTKTYGGYSDIIVVHHRYVLRFPDNLAPDAGAPLLCAGITVYSPMKYYGMTEPGKHLGVAGLGGLGHIAVKIGKAFGLKVTVISSSPAKEDEATKRLGADSFLLLSDPAKLKGAMGTMDYIIDTVSAVHALAPLIGLLKLNGKLVTVGLPNKPLELPIFPLVLGRKLVGGSDIGGVKETQEMLDFCAKHNITSDIELIHMDYINTAMERLAKSDVRYRFVIDVANSLTQ, from the exons atggCAATATCACCAGAAGAACACCCACAGAAGGCATTTGGGTGGGCTGCCAGAGATTCCTCTGGAATACTTTCCCCCTTCCGTTTCTCCCGAAG GGAAAATGCTGATGATGATGTAACAATAAAGGTCCTCTACTGTGGGGTTTGCCATTCAGACTTACATTCTGCCAAGAACGATTGGGGTTTCACCAACTACCCTGTTGTGCCGGG GCATGAAATTGTTGGTGTTGTGACCAAAACCGGGAACAATGTGGACAAATTCAAAGTAGGTGATCGTGTAGGAGTTGGGGTCATAGTGGGTTCCTGCATGAAATGTGAGACATGCCAACAGGACTTGGAGAATTATTGCCCTCGAACAATATTTACCTATAACTCACACTATCATGACCAAACAAAAACTTATGGTGGTTATTCTGATATAATTGTTGTTCACCATCGCTATGTTCTCCGCTTTCCTGATAACTTAGCCCCTGATGCGGGTGCACCACTTTTATGCGCTGGGATCACTGTGTACAGTCCAATGAAGTATTATGGCATGACTGAGCCCGGAAAGCATTTGGGTGTGGCGGGACTTGGTGGGCTTGGTCACATTGCTGTGAAGATTGGCAAGGCATTTGGTTTGAAAGTGACCGTCATCAGTTCCTCCCCAGCAAAGGAGGATGAGGCAACTAAGAGACTCGGGGCTGATTCTTTTCTCCTCTTAAGTGACCCTGCCAAATTGAAG GGAGCAATGGGTACCATGGATTACATCATTGACACAGTGTCTGCAGTTCATGCTCTGGCTCCATTAATTGGTCTACTGAAGCTGAACGGGAAGCTGGTCACCGTGGGTTTGCCTAACAAGCCCCTGGAGTTGCCTATCTTCCCTTTAGTTTTGG GGCGGAAGCTTGTAGGGGGAAGTGACATAGGAGGGGTGAAAGAGACGCAGGAGATGCTTGACTTTTGTGCAAAGCACAACATTACCTCAGACATCGAGCTGATTCATATGGATTACATTAACACAGCAATGGAGCGACTTGCCAAATCAGATGTCAGGTATCGGTTTGTGATCGATGTAGCAAACTCCTTGACTCAGTAG
- the LOC103401820 gene encoding probable cinnamyl alcohol dehydrogenase 9 isoform X2: MAISPEEHPQKAFGWAARDSSGILSPFRFSRRHEIVGVVTKTGNNVDKFKVGDRVGVGVIVGSCMKCETCQQDLENYCPRTIFTYNSHYHDQTKTYGGYSDIIVVHHRYVLRFPDNLAPDAGAPLLCAGITVYSPMKYYGMTEPGKHLGVAGLGGLGHIAVKIGKAFGLKVTVISSSPAKEDEATKRLGADSFLLLSDPAKLKGAMGTMDYIIDTVSAVHALAPLIGLLKLNGKLVTVGLPNKPLELPIFPLVLGRKLVGGSDIGGVKETQEMLDFCAKHNITSDIELIHMDYINTAMERLAKSDVRYRFVIDVANSLTQ, from the exons atggCAATATCACCAGAAGAACACCCACAGAAGGCATTTGGGTGGGCTGCCAGAGATTCCTCTGGAATACTTTCCCCCTTCCGTTTCTCCCGAAG GCATGAAATTGTTGGTGTTGTGACCAAAACCGGGAACAATGTGGACAAATTCAAAGTAGGTGATCGTGTAGGAGTTGGGGTCATAGTGGGTTCCTGCATGAAATGTGAGACATGCCAACAGGACTTGGAGAATTATTGCCCTCGAACAATATTTACCTATAACTCACACTATCATGACCAAACAAAAACTTATGGTGGTTATTCTGATATAATTGTTGTTCACCATCGCTATGTTCTCCGCTTTCCTGATAACTTAGCCCCTGATGCGGGTGCACCACTTTTATGCGCTGGGATCACTGTGTACAGTCCAATGAAGTATTATGGCATGACTGAGCCCGGAAAGCATTTGGGTGTGGCGGGACTTGGTGGGCTTGGTCACATTGCTGTGAAGATTGGCAAGGCATTTGGTTTGAAAGTGACCGTCATCAGTTCCTCCCCAGCAAAGGAGGATGAGGCAACTAAGAGACTCGGGGCTGATTCTTTTCTCCTCTTAAGTGACCCTGCCAAATTGAAG GGAGCAATGGGTACCATGGATTACATCATTGACACAGTGTCTGCAGTTCATGCTCTGGCTCCATTAATTGGTCTACTGAAGCTGAACGGGAAGCTGGTCACCGTGGGTTTGCCTAACAAGCCCCTGGAGTTGCCTATCTTCCCTTTAGTTTTGG GGCGGAAGCTTGTAGGGGGAAGTGACATAGGAGGGGTGAAAGAGACGCAGGAGATGCTTGACTTTTGTGCAAAGCACAACATTACCTCAGACATCGAGCTGATTCATATGGATTACATTAACACAGCAATGGAGCGACTTGCCAAATCAGATGTCAGGTATCGGTTTGTGATCGATGTAGCAAACTCCTTGACTCAGTAG